Proteins from a genomic interval of Poecile atricapillus isolate bPoeAtr1 chromosome 1, bPoeAtr1.hap1, whole genome shotgun sequence:
- the LOC131590886 gene encoding uncharacterized protein LOC131590886: MDIQSPGDQSLSRTPQFESDSPEEEGNDEMNEERCGVEPVPRDRGWRGQPQLTEGEKLLMETNSRIVQLLENIKREHAQSMGLMSQSMGRMELQLGIVATSTRAIHNYLSEILAFLKQPRTQVLETRISQRATPHVELTCASTWTGEDAVASSTVCLPGAEGTSDSRDPPQATLPCRSGRLQRAITERASLPMPPRQAKGGGKKK, encoded by the coding sequence ATGGACATACAGTCTCCCGGGGATCAGTCACTCAGTAGGACTCCTCAGTTTGAAAGTGACTCTCCTGAGGAGGAGGGAAATGATGAGATGAATGAAGAGCGCTGCGGTGTTGAGCCTGTCCCTAGGGATCGGGGTTGGAGAGGGCAGCCCCAGCTAACAGAGGGAGAGAAGCTGTTGATGGAAACCAACAGTAGGattgtgcagctgctggaaaatatCAAGAGGGAGCATGCACAGTCCATGGGTCTCATGTCCCAGTCCATGGGCCGtatggagctgcagctgggcatTGTGGCTACCTCCACAAGAGCCATCCATAACTACCTGTCAGAGATTTTAGCTTTCCTCAAGCAGCCAAGGACACAGGTCCTCGAAACACGCATTTCCCAAAGAGCCACCCCCCATGTCGAGTTGACATGTGCCTCGACATGGACTGGTGAGGACGCAGTGGCATCCTCCACTGTGTGCTTACCAGGGGCTGAAGGGACGAGCGACTCTCGCGACCCGCCGCAGGCCACCCTGCCTTGTCGCAGTGGCCGGCTGCAGAGAGCCATAACCGAGAGGGCCTCGCTGCCCATGCCTCCACGCCAGGCAAAagggggagggaagaaaaaataa